The Linepithema humile isolate Giens D197 chromosome 2, Lhum_UNIL_v1.0, whole genome shotgun sequence genome has a segment encoding these proteins:
- the LOC105679966 gene encoding ADP-ribosylation factor-like protein 16: MCLCLGPFKSGKTLLMKNLQGDEIDDATHTVPTNGVNLFTVKNDTGEFDMIIQEIGGNMAPLWKYYFDKIHKIIYVVDTSNLCQISAAGVLFYSFLVEPRLRNVKVALILNKMDVSYRQMRNEALLMLQYARLQREVTQKITVLETSGMTGQGVEELRSWLFDPETLKATVNANK; the protein is encoded by the exons ATGTGCCTCTGCCTCGGGCCATTCAAATCAGGCAAGACTCTTTTAATGAAGAATCTTCAGGGAGATGAGATCGACGACGCAACTCATACCGTACCCACCAATGGAGTAAATTTATTCACCGTGAAAAATGATACTGGCGAATTTGATATGATAATTCAGGAAATCGGAGGCAACATGGCACCGCTATGGAAGTATTATTTCGacaag attcataaaataatttatgtagtGGACACCAGTAATCTTTGTCAAATAAGTGCTGCGGGCGTGTTATTTTATTCCTTCCTCGTGGAGCCGCGATTGCGGAACGTGAAAGTCGCTCTTATCTTGAACAAGATGGACGTATCGTATCGTCAGATGAGAAACGAGGCACTGCTGATGTTGCAATACGCGCGTCTGCAGCGGGAAGTGACGCAGAAGATCACGGTGCTCGAGACCAGCGGAATGACGGGTCAAGGAGTGGAGGAGTTACGCAGCTGGCTGTTCGATCCGGAAACGCTGAAAGCTACTGTCAACGCCAATAAATGA